The sequence GGTTTCCTCCTCGGCGGCCTGCCGATCGGGAAACAGCCTGAAGGACCCGGCTTCCGGATCCGCCGCCGCCGCGGGCGGTCCGAATTTCTCAATCACGTCGAAAGCCACGCCGCCGACCAGCATCGAGACGAACGATTCGGTGTTGACCTGGATTCCGCGCGCGTCCAGCTTGAGATCAATGCCGCTGGCGTTCCAGAAGCGCGTGTTCTGGCGCACAAACGCCGGGTAGGGGTCCTTGATGAAAACCTTGAAGGTGATGCCCGTACCGTCGGGGGCCAGACTGTAGGCGGCCACCCGCCCGACTTCGATCTGCCGGTAATAGACAGGCGAGCCCACATCCAGCGAGCCTTTGCGCTCGGCCAGAAGGTCGAAGTGGCGACCCTTCTCCCAGGTGGTCACGATGGGGGGCTCCTCCAAGCCTTCGAAGTGCAGGACCTTTTTCCCCGGCGCCCCGGGGTCGATGTCGATGTAGGCCCCGGAGAAGACCGTGCTCAGACCCGTCACCGAACCGGCACTCACCCGCGCGCGAACCACCCAGAAACGGGAATTCTCGGAGAGAAACGCAGCCGCCTCCTTGATGAGCTGGGCCTTGACGATCACCTGGTTCAGGTCCCGGCTGAGGGTGATCTCCTGGACCTGCCCGATCTCCACATCCCGGCACTTGATCTTGGTCTTGCCGGCTTCGAGCCCCTCGGCGGTCTTGAAGCTGATTGTGATCTCCGGCCCCTTCTCGGAAATCGCCTTGTAGATCAGCCAGCCGCCGATCAAAAGGGCCGCCAGCGGCACCAGCCAGACGATGGAGACACTTCGCTTGCCGGAACGGATGACCGGCTCGGGGAGATCGGCAGCCTCGGGTTCAGGGGGTGTGTTGGGGTTCATCGTCGGACTCCTTTACATCCCAGATGAGACGGGGGTCGAAGCTCATGGCGGCAAAGATG comes from Desulfobacteraceae bacterium and encodes:
- a CDS encoding MlaD family protein — protein: MNPNTPPEPEAADLPEPVIRSGKRSVSIVWLVPLAALLIGGWLIYKAISEKGPEITISFKTAEGLEAGKTKIKCRDVEIGQVQEITLSRDLNQVIVKAQLIKEAAAFLSENSRFWVVRARVSAGSVTGLSTVFSGAYIDIDPGAPGKKVLHFEGLEEPPIVTTWEKGRHFDLLAERKGSLDVGSPVYYRQIEVGRVAAYSLAPDGTGITFKVFIKDPYPAFVRQNTRFWNASGIDLKLDARGIQVNTESFVSMLVGGVAFDVIEKFGPPAAAADPEAGSFRLFPDRQAAEEETYTVQNYYLLHFTSSVRGLSPGAPVEFRGVQVGHVVDFRLDFDVNRNTFDIPVLIAIQPERIHAIGGEDQPRQSVKRMEAFVEKGLRAQLRSGSIVTGQQYVALEFFPDEPPTKLGREGRYPSIPTLPTQFEEIGTKLNRLIAKLEDLPIDQIGSDLRDAVQGAKRITNAPELMDAVKSLTAAVNEIQGLTAELRTQTAPEITAALQQAQAALAASAASLQSDSPLQIRMKIALEELAASARALRVLADFLERQPGSLLRGKETNQ